The Microtus pennsylvanicus isolate mMicPen1 chromosome 22, mMicPen1.hap1, whole genome shotgun sequence genome includes the window ATGAGTTTGTAATGTGTTATgacacttttaaacaaaacaacagtgtaaataagCACAGCTTTAAATGCATTGATGGTTAATaaattctcacaaatccatatAGCTCAATTTCCTGTATATGAATTGCATTTGCAAggcattcatttaagaaaaattctgggaagcaaTGACTAAACAGATATTAGCATTAATCATGAGAGCTAGATTATACATCTGCCAGTCCATTTGTTTCTTGTTACtcatgacagaaaatgtatacacatttcaGTGATGATGAATATAGCTGCAAACCTTTCTACTAAATCAATAGCCCATGGTAAGTAAGTCTTGTATTACTCATATAGTTTTTGTGACTGTGTTAAGTTTAATGAAAGCAGCTGTTGGAGTCAAGGATCAAGGGGCAGGTGTTGTGGAGAAACCTTAATACCTATACCACAAGCCtctgaggaacagaaagtcaaactgtgaggattcaatgtggaaatcttttattgattattcttcctttcctatatatatcatatgttactTTTGACACAAAAGTATGAGCATAGGGATATGCAAAGATTTAGCATACCTCTccttaagaacaattaagaagataaaatgtagttcctatgtagagtatacttgttgaatttgatacAAGAATACAAAGttaattcattttctaccatcattgttaatacttaaacatacattatgaaaaaaccacgatgagttctaggtctgtgcaaatacttttaggtgtcttagttcacttagcaaatgtataatgattcacgatatagtaaaatttataaatgtagtaaagttggtaaagcactcagtGTATGCAGAtctcttcaaaaatgtaaaaaatttaatagaaaaatataggtatagatgaaaaggtaaaccatggcacaaaggaaattatcatcacaaatattttttgagatgcaaaatgacccctaatgggtgaacaaaacatgatttaaaacaaagatataaaaccataatgtttgattcctttttacaattggaaaaaatatgaagttaattCCTATAGATATGAGGTCTCACAGTCCATTGAATGTGGTGAAACTTTTACATGCgtaaattatccttgcaggattgaaagaaatcaaactggagcGGCGTTTTCCGTATATTCTCACTGTGCTAAAGCCTTGTGTTATAACACTCATCttctaaggaatgaaaaaacaCATACCGGTGAAAAATGCTCGAAAATTAAGCAATGTgataaaacctttcttcctcacaatcatcttcaaaggcataaaagaacacatactggagagaaaccctatgaatataatcagtgtggtaaagactTTACTCAATACAGTGTTCTTCAAactcataaaggaacacatactggagagaaaccctatgaatgtaatcagtgtgctaaggcctttgctgagaacagtgctcttcaaaaacataaaagaacacatactggagagaaaccctatgaatgtaatcagtgtggtaaggcctttgcacatcaaagtcatcttcaattgcataagagaaaacatactggagagaaaccccatgaatgtaatcagtgtggtaaggcctttgcacagcgtagtcatcttcaagtgcataaaagaacacatactggagagaaaacccatgaatgtaatcagtgtggtaaggcctttgcacatcatagtcatcttcaattgcataagagaacacatactggagagaaaccctatgaatgtaatcagtgttgcaaggcctttgcacgtcatagttgccttaaattgcataaaagaacacatactggagagaaaacccatgaatgtaatcagtgcggtaaggcatttacacgtcatagttcccttcaattgcataaaagaacacatactggagagaaaccctatgaatgtaatcagtgtggtaaggcctttgcaagtcatagtcatcttcaagtgcataaaagaacacatactggggagaaaccctatgaatgtaatcactgtgctaaggcctttgctgagaacagtgctcttcaaaaacataaaagaacacatactggagagaaaccctatgaatgtaatcagtgtggtaaggcctttgcacgtcatagttcccttaaattgcataaaagaacacatactggagagaaaccctatgaatgtaatcagtgtggtaaggcctttgcaagtcatagtcatcttcaattgcataaaagaacacatactggagagaaaccctatgaatgtaatcagtgtggtaaggcctttgcacaacgtagtcatcttcaagtgcataaaagaacacatactggagagaaaccctatgaatgtaatcagtgtggtaaggcctttgcacaacgtagtcatcttcaagtgcataaaagaacacatactggagagaaaccctatgaatgtaatcagtgttttAAGGCCTTTACTgacaacagtgcttttcaaaaacataaaagaacacatactggagagaaaccctatgaatgtaatcagtgtggtaaggcctttgcacattatagtcatcttcaattgcataaaagaacacatactggagagaaaccctatgaatgtaatcagtgtggtaaggcctttgcaagtcatagtcatcttcaagtgcataaaagaacacatactggagagaaaccctatgaatgtaatcagtgtggtaaggcctttgaaTATGAAAACAGTCTTCAGAGTCATAAAAGAATGCATGCTAGAAAGAAACCTTaggagtgaaatcagtgtggtaaggcctttacaGAACAGAACTCCTGTACTCTTGAAAGGCATAATATAGCACCTACTGTAGAGATATTAATGAATGGAATTCGTGGtaggtggaggaaggtcattggttaatcaagaaactgccttggcccattttataggccagcccttaggtggctgaagtagacagaacagaatgccgggagggagagggaagtgaagcagatgtcatttcctctcctgtccGGGGGAATATGCGATGCAGCCTGCCACCAGtgcagacatgctgaatctttcctggtaagcgcacctcttgctgctacacagattagaaatgggctaaattaatatgtgagaattagcctagaagagggtagatgtaatgggccaagcagtgttttaatttatctctgagagttcaaggacagcctggtctacagagttattccaggacaaagatatacagagaatataaaataaaagtaaaaataaacgaaatagaggttaaagtaaaaccgcacaaagatagaaaatacacagagaatcatgatactgtatgctattgtcTTCTCTGAATTGATTTAAtggtgaggaaagagcaacatctgctaaaagatatttgtttataaatgctcctgaactaatccaagaaagatattttgaaaataccttgacttcagaatttggatctaaggatataatactttggaaaagagattcttcttttgttttcacaggataagaccctatggattgcttctattgTAATATGGTAcaatagaccacgccctcctgaaattttgctgtgaacaccttcagaaaattacttatcTGCTAACTGAGacaaatctagcacacaggttataccctcaaagacctgattaacagcgcccctatacagcaggaagcagtttggagagaaataactacgtccatcttcccaaatattgtttataaatgttcttttacatttaaagggtgatataatatagatataaataatttgtttttttattatttatttatttatttatttattatgtatacaatattctgtctgtgtgtatgcctgcagtccaatctacctccctccctctccctgcttgagagagttatttccaggttctagttattacaaacagtgctgctataaacatagtcgaACTAATGCTTTTGTAGCATGactgggcatctcttggatatattcccaagagtggtattgctggatcctgtggtaggttgattctgaatttcctgaaaaaccaccacactgatttccaaatcggttgcacaagtttgcattcccaccagcagtggatgagtgagcgttccccttactccacatcctttcaagcaaaggctatcattggtgttttttattttagccattctgacaggtgtaagatggtatctcaacgttgttttgatttaaatttccatgatcactaaggaagttgaacatgaccttaagtgtcttttggccatttgaacttcttctgttgagaattctctgttcagttcagctccccatccatttttaaattgggttaattagaattttagtgtctagttttttttttatttgtttgtttgttttgttttgtttttcgagacagggtttcttgtggctttggagcctgtcttggaactagctctgtagaccaggctggtcttgaactcacagagatccgcctgcctctgcctcccgagtgctgggattaaaggcatatgccaccatcgcccggctagtgtctagtttcttgagttcattatatattttggagataagtctTTGTCTGATGAacatcttctcccattcagtaggatgactttttgtcttaatgagagTATcatctgctttacagaagcttctcagtttctggaggttccatttattcattgttgctctcattgtctgtgctactgggggttctaatatttttatgaccAGATGATATTTTTaggaatgtattttttattgatttttttggctTCTACATTGCTCTTTACTCcccttcctgtcttttccctACTCCCTTTAACACTCCCCCATTGTCCCTATGCTgccaatttagtcaggagatcctgtctttctcTACATCCCATGtacattatatctatgtaagtccctgctaatgtcctcattgttgtctaagttctctgggattgtggtttgtaggctagctttctttgctttacgttTAAAAACCACCGATGAGTGAGGATatgtgtcagttttctttctgtgtcttggttacctcactcaaaataatgttttctagctatatccattttcctgcaatattcaacctgccattattttttttgctgtgtagtactccattttgtaaatgtaccacattttccttatccattcttcgctcaaagaacatttaggttgtttccaggttctggctatgacaaacaaagctgctatgaaaatagttgagcacatgtccttgtgcatttttgagcatcctttgtttatatacccaaaagtggtattattgggtcttgaggaaagttctttcctaattttctgtgaaatcgcaacactgatatccaaagaggttgtaccccttgaattcccaccagcaatgcagaagtgtttccttttccccacaaactctccagcataagttgtgatcagtgtttctgatcttggccattcttactggtgtaagacagaatctcagagttgttttgcaattctctgatgtctaaagatgttgaacatttccttaagtatctttcagcccttttagattcctctgttgagagttctctatttgggtctgtgctccattttttaaaattagattatttgtttttttgatgaccaatttcgtgagttctttgtctactttggagatcagacctgtgATGTGAGGTTTGTGATGATCTTtatccattctgtagactgttgttttgtcctgttgaccatctcctttgctttacagaagattttcagtttcaggaggtctaatttattaattgtttctttcagtgtctgtgatgctgggattatatttaggaagtggtctcctgtgtccttgtgttcatgtgtacttcccactttctcttctataaatttcagtgaggctggctccatgttgaggtctttgatccatttagagttgagttttgtgcatggtgatagatatgggtctatttttattcttctacatgttgatatccagtcattccagcatcatttgttaaatatgctttcttttttccatttgatagtttttgctttgtcagaaatcaggtgttcaaaggtgtatggattattatctggttctttgatttggttcattcatcttctgtctgttcttttgccaataccaggctgttttcagtattgtagctctgtagtaaagtttgaagtcaggaattgtgatgccttcccaagttcttttttttttttgttaaattatttattatgttaacacatgttctgtctgcatgtacacctacaggccagaagagggcaccagatctcatttcagatggttgtgagccaccaagtggttgctgggaattgaactcaggacctctggaagagcagtcagtgctcttaacccctgagccatcactACAGgcccaaagttcttttattgtacaggattgttttgtctatcctgggatattttcttttccatatgaagttgagtactgttctttcaaggtctgtgaagaatttttctgagattttgatgggcagtgcattgaatctgtagagtgcttttgtagtaagattgccatttttactatgtttattctgCCTAGCAAAAAGTattggagatctttccactttctgttttcttcttaatttctttcttcaaagttcttgttatacaagccttccacttgtttggttagagttactttgaaatattttatgctacttttggttattgtgaagggtgttgttcctctgatttcttttccagcccttttattatctttgtataggagggatattgttttttttcctgatccAGTATtgtgctacattactgaaagtgtttatgagttgtagaagttccttggtagaattttgggatcgcttatgtaaactatcatgccatcaacaaacagtgagcatttggctttttcttttctgatttgtagtctcttgatctccttttgatgtcttattgccCTACCAAGGGCCTCAAGACCTATATTGAATAGATttgaagagagtggacaatcttgtcttgttcttgatttcagtggaattgctgggtgtTTCTCTACagttagtttgatgttggctgttggcttgctgagtattgcatttattatgtttaggtatattccttttatcatgaagggatgttgtattttatctaatgctttttcgttatctaatgaaatgatcatgtggtttttatttttcagtttgtttatatggtagattatgctgactgatttttgtatgttgaaccattcttgcatctcttggatgtagccaacttgatcatggtggacgaatgatctgatgtgttcttggaaatgatttgccagtattttttttttgtatttttgtattttgctcATGAGttagattggtctgtaattttctttataatgtttttctgtggtttgagtatcagggtaattgtagcctcaaaaAAGGGGTTTgccattgttccttctgtttctatcatgTGAATAACtcgaggagtattggtattagttcttctttgaaagtcttgtataattctgagctgaaaccatctggtcctgggctttttttggttgggagtcttttggtggctgtttctatttattcagcagttataggtgtgtttaatttgtttatctggtcttgatttaattttggtaagtgatatttatccagaaagttgtctatttctttaagttttccaattttgtggagtttttgaaatatgacctgatgattctttgtatttcctccatgtctgttgttatgccccccttttcatttctgattttattcatttgcatattttctctctgccttttgcttaatttggataaagttttgtctattttgctgattttctataagaacctattctttgtttcagtgattctttgtattgtttttttctgtttctattttgttgatttcagcgcttaatttgatttttcctgGAGTCTTGAATCTTTGGTGAATTTACTactttttgttcaaaagttttcaaaggttttaattcactaatgtgggatttttctgtcttctatatgtaggcatttagtgctatgaacttttctcttaacaatactttcattgtgtcccataaatttggatatgttgtgtggtcattttcattgaattttacagattctttaatttcttttttttcctttacccattgatgattcaggttagcattgtttaatttccatgtttgtggATTTGAtaaaattagtattgctgtttaCTTCTAGTTTTtaaccatgatgatctgataaaatacataGGGGTATTccgatttttttttgtatttgttgaggtttgttttgttactgagtatgtggttgatttttgagTAAGTTCCATCAGGTATGGAGAAGAATATATATTGTTTTCTGTTCGAAAGGAATATTGTATAAAACTcttaagtacatttgagtcataacatctgttagataccttatttctctgttaattttttgtgtgaatgacctgtccagtggtgagaggggaacaTTGAAGTTtacactattagtatgtggggttttatGTATGTTAAAGTCCAGATAGTCAACCATAGATATCTTGTCTGGCTCAACCGCCCTTGTCCTAAGTTGACCAatgcccttatctctaaattgaactcccctgtcctagctttcagttatgttgctcaaaaattcaagccatGTAAAttgcgttattgctgctgctaacttaatgctgctaggtgggGGTCTTTcataagttgggcacatgtgctgactataggcatcctgtttccctaagcaaacgggatgttctcatgataGCAGGTCAGCTGCGGGTTCTGGGAGGGGGTACCAGAGGGTCTTTCAttaccccctttttctttttcatggattTAATCATAAATCCATATGTTCAAAAACCTCTACGTCATTCTGCTTTAATATCTGATATTGCTGGGAGAGTACCATGGTTTGGATAactgaaagtctgtcttttataaattgcacCAGGCGATTTAAAATGGAAGAGTCGATTGTAAAgataagaagtaaaataaatagggGCCCAGCTATGGTTTTTTAACCATGGCGATTTATTAAACCATCCTTTAAACTATCCTTGTTGAGAAGATAGTggaacatctctagggtgtgcagaataTCTCTTAGCAAagttatctgaatgaggcttgaaagtaactacatgatagacattgtgaaccactgtataccagagaatagcacccaacactctggcaataatagtctattgactacaaagagcttaactcagccttaagaaacacatggatgccttctcataagagacaAGTTCCagtattatgaagacaaatctcttttactgtagacaccgggagtgttgatcctcaactccagagaatgtgccggagaggtcagtttcggtccagctggcaacacatggcatttacgggtttccattgcatcctgtaacatcagctttatccaaatgtacagggttgtgtccattgtgagaactttaacaaacaatgagagaaaatgcaatacaggatgacaaatgttcaaaataaacaaaaagccctaaagccagaggacagccaatgaggacataaatacccaggctttaggaaaaaaaaaacctgtcaagagataaggaggctttaggtgtgtttgcttctctctgcagttatctgcacaaaatggtctgatctggaaaagtctcaaactgtacaaaataattcctgtcaataggtcccagacacacagaggaggaacagaacagaattgccttttgcttccgctgtctgatattgtgctttaaaagacattaaaaaaatgagcagagccctgtgggtttctgactttaggaaagaagagccttaaaggtgatgtaagcccatcttatagcagatgtgtctgccctgtgcaa containing:
- the LOC142839966 gene encoding uncharacterized protein LOC142839966 translates to MLETYRNLTTIGYIWEDHNTEKHHQWCRRHVRNEKTHTGEKCSKIKQCDKTFLPHNHLQRHKRTHTGEKPYEYNQCGKDFTQYSVLQTHKGTHTGEKPYECNQCAKAFAENSALQKHKRTHTGEKPYECNQCGKAFAHQSHLQLHKRKHTGEKPHECNQCGKAFAQRSHLQVHKRTHTGEKTHECNQCGKAFAHHSHLQLHKRTHTGEKPYECNQCCKAFARHSCLKLHKRTHTGEKTHECNQCGKAFTRHSSLQLHKRTHTGEKPYECNQCGKAFASHSHLQVHKRTHTGEKPYECNHCAKAFAENSALQKHKRTHTGEKPYECNQCGKAFARHSSLKLHKRTHTGEKPYECNQCGKAFASHSHLQLHKRTHTGEKPYECNQCGKAFAQRSHLQVHKRTHTGEKPYECNQCGKAFAQRSHLQVHKRTHTGEKPYECNQCFKAFTDNSAFQKHKRTHTGEKPYECNQCGKAFAHYSHLQLHKRTHTGEKPYECNQCGKAFASHSHLQVHKRTHTGEKPYECNQCGKAFEYENSLQSHKRMHARKKP